The Euzebya sp. genome segment GGAGCGCGTCGAAGGTGGGCAGGGGGGAGTGGGCGACGATCGGCATCGGTGTCTCGGGGCTCGAGGGGGGCGGCCACGCTAGCTCAGACCGGCGTGCCCCCACCGATCAGCAGACCCACCAGGTAGGTCGCGCCCGCCGCCCCCCACCCGAGGAGCAGCTGGCGCAGCCCCGAGCGGACGCCCGAGCGCATGGTCAGGAGGCTGAGCGCCGCGCCGACCCCGTACAGCAGGCTGCCGGTCGCGACGAGCGCGACGACGGCGGCCGCGGTGCCCCCGCCGACCAGGAAGGGGAGGAGGGGGACCAGCGCGCCGAACGCGAACGTCAGGAACGACGCGACCGCCGCCCGCACGGGGTTCGCGTCCCCGTGGTCGTGGTCACCGGCCTGCAGCACCTCCCGCTGGCTCGCCACCGAGACGTACTCACCCACCCCCATCGACAGCGCGCCGGCGACCAGCCCCGCGATGCCTGCGGTGGTCACCGCCTGCCGGCTCGCGCCCGCGCCGAACACGCCGATCACCAGCGCGAGGTTCGACACGATCCCGTCCGAGATGCCGAAGATGCCGGCCCGCAGGGTCCCCGCGACCTCCGTCCGCCACGTCGGCGCCAGCGAGCGGACCATGGCGGTGTGGTCCCGCTCGTCGGCGACCATCTCGTCGGTGGCGTGCGGCTCGTCGAGGTAGGTCGTGATCTCGCGGCCCTCGTGGCGCTCGAGGGCCGGCATCGCGCCCACCAGCCCGACGCGCCGACCGAGGGACACAGCGATCCGGGCGCTGGCGCGCAACCGGATGCCCCCCGTCGGGGCCGTGGCGCCGAGGCGGTCGAGGACCCGCTCCCAGTGCTCGGCGTGGGCCTCCTCGTCGTCGGCGAGCCTGGTCAGGATCGCGCGCTCCTCGCCCTCCACCTGGTCGGCGAGGCGCCGGTACAGCAGCGCCGCCCGCCGCTCCTCGGTCAGGTACCCCCGGATCCGCGCCACCTCGTCCGTCGCCATCGCAGACGGTGTAGCACGCGATCCCGGGACCTGCCCGGGCCGCCTCCGCGTCGACGGCGCGGTCCGGTCGTACGCTCAGGTCCGATGGCGGCGGTGGGCAGGCGGGCGCGACGGCGGGGCACCGCCGCGGTGATGGCCGACCGGGCGCTGGTGGCGGCGGCGATGGCCTTCCTCCTCGCCGGGTACGTCCTCAGCCCCGCGGGGCAGACCGAGGTGGCCACCGCGTCGCCGACCGGGGGAACGGCGACCACCGCTCCCGCCACCGTCCCGGCCCCCTCGACGACATCGGCCCCGCCGGTCGCACCGGTCCCCACCCCGACCCCTCCCACCGCTCCGCCGGCCACACCCGCGCCGACGGCTGCGCCCGTGGATCAGCCGGCCGGCCTGCTGACCTTCCGCGGCACGGCCACGCGGACCTTCCACGGCACCGGCCTGATCGGCGACGACCCCTCCCTCCGCTGGCGCTACCCGGGACGCGCCATGTGCGCGGAGTCGACGG includes the following:
- a CDS encoding VIT1/CCC1 transporter family protein, with the translated sequence MATDEVARIRGYLTEERRAALLYRRLADQVEGEERAILTRLADDEEAHAEHWERVLDRLGATAPTGGIRLRASARIAVSLGRRVGLVGAMPALERHEGREITTYLDEPHATDEMVADERDHTAMVRSLAPTWRTEVAGTLRAGIFGISDGIVSNLALVIGVFGAGASRQAVTTAGIAGLVAGALSMGVGEYVSVASQREVLQAGDHDHGDANPVRAAVASFLTFAFGALVPLLPFLVGGGTAAAVVALVATGSLLYGVGAALSLLTMRSGVRSGLRQLLLGWGAAGATYLVGLLIGGGTPV